In Mercenaria mercenaria strain notata chromosome 13, MADL_Memer_1, whole genome shotgun sequence, the DNA window tattcccccacctgacaggtcaggTACTGAcaaagggggaaagaactgactggtcagtttcttttCCAACTTAATAGCCTATGCAAAAACGGCTTGGGGGAAataactgaccggtcaatttcttcccccacctgacaggtcaagtactggctagggggaaagaactgactgtcaatttcttcccccagctgacaggtcaagtacaggctagggggaaagaactgactggtcaatttcttcccccacctgacaggtcaagtactggctagggggaaagaactgactggtcaatttacttcccccacctAACTGGTCAATTACTGGCTAGGTGGGAGgagaactgaccagcagtaatttccttaccttagaagaaattgaaacaggaaaaaggccaGCAATTAGAaagaatatttaacagaaattgaagtaagttcatttaaaaacatttcttaatttacacaaaatatgaaacctatttcttattttatatgaaatttaaatgaatacagactattggaaataaaaaagcagtctagttaagaataaccaatATAAtaccagttccaattcactaacaggagaaataattgactagccaggaaaatcgagaaggggggaaagaattgactagttagtttcccccccccataagaatgatcaaaagTAACCAGTTGCAAttgggggggaaaaaattgactagggggggaaagaactgaccagtcagtttcttccccggggaaaaaattgactagtcagttctttcccccggggaagaaactgactagtcagttttttccccggggaaaaaactgactggggaaaaaactgaccgttacacctgTATATAAACTTTATCCTCGGGGCTCCTTCTACGTCAAAGACTAGCTGTCAGACTTCCTTTATTTTTCTACCAACGAATCAGACTAAGTAACTTTATTCTTCAATTTTATGTATTAGTAGGTCAACAGTTTGAACGTTTCAAATAATTAGGCCTTTTGATAAAGACAGCCAGTCAAAatcagttacatgtatatatatatatatatatatatatatatatatataatttacctGTTGAAAATCACTCATATAATTTCGGTTACATCAGTGCAATAAAACTCTGCATTAAGGCCCTCTCTAGAGCCTTGAATGACCACATTGTAATATTATTGAGAATCATTCAGGAAATCAAAGGCTTAATTAGCTGATGGTCAAGAAATATCATGATTAAATTTACAGCCTGGCTGTTCTTTTCAGAAGGTGTAATTGTAAACACATGTCAAATGTTTACTGTTTATCCtgcaaattcatcaaataaaggtTATATTTCCATTATTATGATTAATACTGtggtgaaaaaaatgttgaattatatatacatttgtaatttgcaaaaaatatcattttttcaagaAGAAATTCTGTATATGAAAAGGAGTTTTTCAGAGAAAATCAGAAAAGATTTATAATTCAGGGTAAAAAACTACACAGttgtacaaaatttattgttgtcATATATTTGCCATAAGTAATTTAGGACTAAACTCAACAATTAACTTTTTCAGGTCCCCCAAAGGATTATGcttgaaaaacatatattcaaaGAAATGGAGAAGTTTATGAATTCCGAGGAATTCTCTGATATAAAGGTTAAAGTTGGGGTGGAAGTGTTCAAGTGCCATAAAATAGTTCTAGCCTCTTGGAGTGCATATTTCCATGGTCTATTTATGTCAGGAATGACAGAGGTAACACAGGGGGTTGTGGAGTTGAAAGCAATTGAGGCAGACGAGTTCCGGGACATATTGACAGTCATGTATACAGGCCAATGTGAGATTAATAAATCAAACGTTCAGGGACTACTTTATGCAGCTTCTTACCTTCAAATTATGTCTGTCGAAGAGGCATGCGTGGAATTTGTTATGAACACATTGCACAAATCTGACAAAGAAAGAAACCTGCACTATCTGAAGGTTAGTCGTCAGTTGAATTTGACAAAACTGACAGATCATATACTAGGTTTTATTGCCAGTGAATATCAAATCTATGAAGATTATGAGGAATTTTTAGGTTctttgtgttttgatgatatgAAACAATTGCTCAGATCAGAAAGCTTAAGTTGTTCATCAGAAGATGAAATTTGCACTGCTGTGCTGTCGTGGATTGATTTTGATTTGGATGGTCACCGGCAGTATGCAAAAGAGCTTGTCAAAGAGATACGGTACCTGGCTCTGTCAAATGACTTTATGAGTAAGACTTTCTTAGAACATGAAGCTATTAAAGAAAATGCAGACTTGGAAGACTTGAAGCAGTTGTGCTTAGAATATTTGTCTAAGCCTAGGTTGCAGTTTGAATACATTGGGGACCCGGTAGCGGCACACAGGCGTGGGCACAAGCTTTTGGACGTTATTGCAGTTTGTAATCCAACAAGTATAGATTTTTTGCAGTATGAGGAGGGTGAAGATGGCACTTTCACCTACTCACATCCTGCTGTATTAGATAATCATAAGGaagaatttggaaaatttgaagaCGTCAAACCAACAAGCATATCAGCTTGTAATTGTGGAAGGTCTGAAATTCTGGTATCTACTGGAAAGAAAATATACCATTTTAATGGTCTGACCGGTGCCTGGACTTCTGGACTAGAACATTTAGTCTCATCCCAAACTAACTGTTTACTCTATGACCAGAGAACAGATTATATATACAGTGTTGTTGTTACACATGATATGTTGTTTATAGAGAAATGTAAACTTGACAGTGAAAATAGACCTGGAAAGTGGAAAATGGAAGTACAGAAAGAAATTAAACAGAAGGCCAGTTTTGTTGTTCATACTAGAACATGTGCTTATATGATGAACGATAATATTTTCTTCGTAAAAGATGGTGTTGCACCAGAACATAAGCATGCTTCTGTATTTGAGTATAATACAGTAACAAAGTCTATCAGAGTAGTTAGTGTTTTACCGGCAGAGTTTACGGGTTCGATTGCCGTGCCTCACAGAAGCCTTGTTTTCTTAGTGGATATCTTTGGGAACGCAATATTGAGAGTATCTGATGATGGCCACTGTATTGAGAAGTATGGTAAAATTGGTCATGATATACCGAACATGCCGGAAGATTTGATGCAAAATTTTGGTGCTTGTATATGTAAGGGAAAACTTATCAAGATAGGCGGCAGAAACTACCGCTATCCACGGACAGGTTCTTATTCTGTTGTTGACTATGATTTATGTTTACATGTGACAAACATTCAACACATACATAATCtcttcaattttgaaaataaggACACAGTGTGTTTAAAACTGACTATTTTGCCACATTCTCTGAAGTGAAAAAAAACTAGAGTAGTCATCAGAATAAACTGTGCCTGTATTTGATACAATGGTAacccaaaaacatttttcatccaTATGGATATGTTGTGTAACACAATAGGTGCATGTAAGAGTCAACTATTCATTCCATTTACTCTCATCAAGTTAAATAGAGGGACCAAAATGCAGCCTTGTTGAAATGAGCGCTTCTTTGTTTGTGCATTTTAACTGTAGATGCAGTTACGCTTAATAGAATCTACAGTTACTTACAGAATCAACAGGTCTAATTGTATTTAGCCTATGGACaacaatttcaaattttactgaaattttgGGCTTAGTGTTTCTTCATGTCTAAGGTTTTAAGCTCTATAAGATACtggcaaatattttttatgcccccggcatctactgatgcgggaggcatatagtgattgtcctgtccgttcgtccgtacaaggttaaccaaatgggaccgtttcgtctagcatcaataaccATTTCtattggagttatgccccttgtaaACTCcacaccatttttagctcacctgtcacaaagtgacaaggtgagcttttgtgatcgcgcggtgtccgtcgtctgtcatccgtcagtgcgtccgtgcgtgcgtctgtaaacttttgcttgtgaccactctagaggtcacatttttcatgggatctttatgaaagttggtcagaatgttcatcttgatgatatctaggtcaagtttgaaactgggtcacgtgtcatcaaaaactaggtcagtaggtctaaaaatagaaaaaccttgtgacctctctagaggccatatatttcacaagatcttcatgaaaattggtcagaatgttcaccttgatgatatctaggtcaagttcgaaactgggtcacgtgccgtcaaaaactaggtcagtaggtctaaaaatagaaaaaccttgtgacctctctagaggccatatatttcacaagatcttcatgaaaattggtcagaactttcaccttgatgatatctaggtcaagttcgaaactgggtcacgtgccatcaaaaacaaggtcagtaggtcaaataatagaaaaaccttgtgacctctctaaaggccatatttttcatgggatctgtatgaaagttggtctgaatgttcatcttgatgatatctaggtcaagttcgaaactgggtcacgtgcggtcaaaaactaggtcagtaggtcttaaaatagaaaaaccttgtgacctctctagaggccatatatttcatgagatcttcatgaaaattggtcagaatgttcaccttgatgatatctaggtcaagtttgaaagtgggtcatgtgccttcaaaaactaggttagtaggtcaaataatagaaaaaccttgtgacctctttagaggccatatttttcatgggatctgtatgaaagttggtctgaatgttcaccttgatgatatctaggtcaagttcgaaagtgggtcaattgccttcaaaaactaggtcagtaggtcaaataatggaaaaaccttgtgacctctctaaaggccatatttttcatgggatctgtatgaaaattggtctgaatgttcatcttgatgatatctaggtcaagttcgaaacagggtcatgtgcagtcaaaaactaggtcagtaggtctaaaaatagaaaaaccttgtcacctctctagaggccatacttgtgaatggatctccataaaaataggtcagaatgttcaccttgatgatatctaggtcaagttcgaaactgggtcacatgccttaaaaactaggtcagtaggtcaaataataaaaaaaaccttgtgacctctctagaggccatacttttcatgggatctgtatgaaagttggtctgaatgttcattttgatggtatctaggtcaagtttgaaactgggtcaaaaactaggtcagtaggtctaaaattattaaaatcttttgacctctctagaggtcatatttttcaatggatcttcatgaaaattgatctgaatgttcaccttgatgatatctaggtcagtttcgaaactgggtcacgtgtggtcaaaaactaggtcattaggtctaaaaatagaaaaccttgtgacctctctagaggccat includes these proteins:
- the LOC123528491 gene encoding kelch-like protein 24 isoform X1: MFADHLPYVFDPIFDSRSSSEQDMDSEENDYENGSDGCPMPEVPQRIMLEKHIFKEMEKFMNSEEFSDIKVKVGVEVFKCHKIVLASWSAYFHGLFMSGMTEVTQGVVELKAIEADEFRDILTVMYTGQCEINKSNVQGLLYAASYLQIMSVEEACVEFVMNTLHKSDKERNLHYLKVSRQLNLTKLTDHILGFIASEYQIYEDYEEFLGSLCFDDMKQLLRSESLSCSSEDEICTAVLSWIDFDLDGHRQYAKELVKEIRYLALSNDFMSKTFLEHEAIKENADLEDLKQLCLEYLSKPRLQFEYIGDPVAAHRRGHKLLDVIAVCNPTSIDFLQYEEGEDGTFTYSHPAVLDNHKEEFGKFEDVKPTSISACNCGRSEILVSTGKKIYHFNGLTGAWTSGLEHLVSSQTNCLLYDQRTDYIYSVVVTHDMLFIEKCKLDSENRPGKWKMEVQKEIKQKASFVVHTRTCAYMMNDNIFFVKDGVAPEHKHASVFEYNTVTKSIRVVSVLPAEFTGSIAVPHRSLVFLVDIFGNAILRVSDDGHCIEKYGKIGHDIPNMPEDLMQNFGACICKGKLIKIGGRNYRYPRTGSYSVVDYDLCLHVTNIQHIHNLFNFENKDTVCLKLTILPHSLK
- the LOC123528491 gene encoding kelch-like protein 24 isoform X2, producing MLEKHIFKEMEKFMNSEEFSDIKVKVGVEVFKCHKIVLASWSAYFHGLFMSGMTEVTQGVVELKAIEADEFRDILTVMYTGQCEINKSNVQGLLYAASYLQIMSVEEACVEFVMNTLHKSDKERNLHYLKVSRQLNLTKLTDHILGFIASEYQIYEDYEEFLGSLCFDDMKQLLRSESLSCSSEDEICTAVLSWIDFDLDGHRQYAKELVKEIRYLALSNDFMSKTFLEHEAIKENADLEDLKQLCLEYLSKPRLQFEYIGDPVAAHRRGHKLLDVIAVCNPTSIDFLQYEEGEDGTFTYSHPAVLDNHKEEFGKFEDVKPTSISACNCGRSEILVSTGKKIYHFNGLTGAWTSGLEHLVSSQTNCLLYDQRTDYIYSVVVTHDMLFIEKCKLDSENRPGKWKMEVQKEIKQKASFVVHTRTCAYMMNDNIFFVKDGVAPEHKHASVFEYNTVTKSIRVVSVLPAEFTGSIAVPHRSLVFLVDIFGNAILRVSDDGHCIEKYGKIGHDIPNMPEDLMQNFGACICKGKLIKIGGRNYRYPRTGSYSVVDYDLCLHVTNIQHIHNLFNFENKDTVCLKLTILPHSLK